Sequence from the Salvelinus namaycush isolate Seneca chromosome 24, SaNama_1.0, whole genome shotgun sequence genome:
tttttctaGATTATCACTGTTTTAGACCTTACCATTTCAGATGTGAAGGTAAGCAACTCATCTCAGCAATGTAaacaatgtagcctacatttagtACCTTTCACACTAACTGTCATGTAGGGATCAATGCATTGCCCAGCATCTTTCAGCCCAATCTTGTCAATCTTTATTGTGAGCAGCGACATCTTGGGCTCTGAGGGTAACCGTGGCAACAATGTACCTGTTGGAGACATGAAAGCTGTAACTTTCTAAAGATACAATAATTGCAGAAAATATTCCCACGTTCCCAGAACTAATGCAGCTGAAATCAAGATAATGGtaaagtcccaaatggaaccctactccctatattattattttattataccttgatttcaacaaggaacacagactgagaccaaggtctcttttacagctgggccctgcatatacatgtttacacatacagtttatgtacaatgattaagaaactacacaaaacaaacaaaacgatcacacaaaaaaatacagcagcagattgttacatttacacacaggttattcccctaacagcacaagaacttgcattacccgaagcagttacaagcaatacaaaaatacaaatccTACAATACATGTTTCAAATGGGCAACAGAGGGACAAGTGAActactatagtgcactacttttgaccagtgcccatattgcactgcatagggaatagggtgtcatttgggacgtaaccagtGTTTATACTTACAGATCTTTGTTCAAGTCATTACTGTCAGCAGTATTTTACTTATACAATAATAGGCAGCAGAAGAAGTTGTAGACTGACTAACAGATAAAGCTAAGATGCCATACACGTTTTGGTGAACgcttataaaaataaaaaaaagacattGAAAAGTAGATTCAACAACTAAAgctatctagtagtagtaggataGGGTTTTTGATAATAACAAACTGTCCATTAGTAGGCAATCATATTCATGCTACGACAAAACTATAAAAAGACATAGACCCATGCCAGCCCCTTACTTCTCAACCAAACCATACCTTGCAAAACTGTGAATGGAGCAGGCAGTGAGGACAGAGCGACGAAGCCatgcagagagacagggaacagaggagacagcaATCACAAAGGCACTCAAAACAGGGCCACAAAGCCAAAAAAAATACCCATGGCAAAATTACACAGTCAACAGATTCAGAATAGTGACCAATGATTATGAATGCTCTATATACACCATAGATTACAAATAAAACACAGTATTTGTTGAGTACTTTGCAAGTACTTTGTGAGTACTTACCTGGTACTCTGTTGGGAAAGGACTCTGGGGAGCCTGCTCCTGTAGcagcatcctcctcttcttccacctcCAAGTTCTCCTCCTCCCCTGGGGCAAGGATTCTCCTGAATGTAAGATTTCATTCATTAGATTACTTGTTATGAATATTTACAGGCTCAGCATGATGTTAGGAGATTAGacaaaaaaaacttctgattttGTCTGTATTTACATTGGGTACGACAATAAGTGGCCTGCATTGTGATGGTTTATCCATCTTCATTTACCTCAAGGGCACTGGCTGCACATCAAAAGGAAAATCTTTGTTATACGTCAAAATACTCTTGATAACTGTTGAGAGAAAAGCACAATTAACAAATTACACTGCCAAAACATTCAACTAATGATGAATAAAGCATTCAGATGTTGACGATATCCTACTCTTCCTAGTATACATACTAATTTCCAGTTTCTTCAGATCTTCCAACTTGAACTCCTCCTGAGATTGTGTGCACTAAAGGAGCAAAAGAAGATGGAAAATATTGAAATGTTCAAGAATTTGCTGAAGACATGAATAGATTTTGGAGCCAATTGTAACAGCCTTGGAACATCTGACAAAATCTTCCTGTGATTCACTGACAAGGTTGTGTTACAGAGTTAAATGCATATCATAGAAGGTTAAGAATTAGAAatcataaaaaaaacagaatgaGTGTAACATCATGTAATCATACGTTAGtcataacacagacactggatttTCATCAATATGATAATTGGCTGGCGAGCCGGaacatgtacacatacacacttaattAGATGAATactcaagacaaaggagatgaatgtggactacaggaaaaggaggaccgaacacccccccattctcatcgacggggctgtagtggtgcaggttgagagcttcaagctccttggtgtccacatcaccaacaaactaacatggtccaagcacaccaagatagtcgcgaagagggcatgacaaaacctattccccctcaggagactgaaaagatttggcatgggtcctcagatcctgaaaagttttgacagctgcaccatcgagagcatcctgactggttgcatcactgccttgtaAGGCAACAGCTCGGgccctccgaccgcaaggcactatagagggtagtgcgtaaggccaagcttcctgccatccaggacctcttataccaggtggtgtcagaggaaggccctaaaaattgtcaaagactccagccaccctagtcatagactgttctctctgctaccgcacggcaggcagtaccggagcgccaagtttaggtccaagaggcttctaaacagcttttacccccaagccataagactcctgaacatctaatcaaatggctacccagactatttgcattgcccccacccctcttttacgctgctgctactctctgtttattatctatgcatagtcactttaataactctacctacatgtacatattacctcaactaaccggtgcccccgcacattgactctgtaccggtactccctgtatatagcctcgctattgttatttcactgctgctctttaattatttgttacttttatttcttttttttgttgtattttgttcttaaaactgcactgttggttaagggcttgtaagtaagcatttcactgtaaggtctacctacacctgttgtattcggggcatgtgacaGATAAAATGTCATTTGATTTGACATCACAGATTGGTATTGGATGTATTCATCACCTCGCCTATAGACAGTTCAACACTGATGCATAGGTAGAAAGAGAGCATTCATTTAGTGGTCTTTTACTATAAAACAATAAGTATTATTGTATTAGAGGTACAAACCTGCAAGGCAGAGCTCCTCATCTCCAGGCATGTTGCAAACTTCCCTAATGTTttctaaaaaaaaagaaaaaaatcagGTTTCCTCACATAATTAGGGTACCACTGAATGTCAAACCTTTTTTCTGTCAATAAATATGTTGTGATGAAAAACTGTATCTTTCAGCTATAAAAAGAAGGCATATGAAAATCTGCATAGGCTATATGAGATAGAGGAAAGTGAGGTTGAGGTAGCGTAAGCCTATAAGTAGTCATTAATTCACCCAGTGTTGAATAGAAGTATTCATTAATTCACCTGGTGTTGAAATTAGTCTGAGAAAAGTGTGTACCTTCTGGTCCTCTGTGAAGTCAGACGGGTTTGTTGACTGTACTTCTTTCTGCAGCTGCCTTGCGAGTCTATATACATATAAATGAATAGAAACATCAGTTAAATGCATATTCTTAATCAAGTTAAACTAATAGTTCCCAAAATATGGAAACA
This genomic interval carries:
- the aida gene encoding axin interactor, dorsalization-associated protein isoform X2, which gives rise to MSDVNKTIQKWHASFRKGTDFDSWGQLVEAIDEYQILARQLQKEVQSTNPSDFTEDQKKTLGKFATCLEMRSSALQCTQSQEEFKLEDLKKLEIIIKSILTYNKDFPFDVQPVPLRRILAPGEEENLEVEEEEDAATGAGSPESFPNRVPGTLLPRLPSEPKMSLLTIKIDKIGLKDAGQCIDPYMTVSVKDLSGIDLNPVQDTPVATRKEDTYIHFSVDIEIQRHIERLPKGAAIFFEFKHYKPKKGFTSTKCFAFMEMDEIKPGPIVIELYKKPTDFKRKKLQLLTKKPLYLHLHQTLHKD
- the aida gene encoding axin interactor, dorsalization-associated protein isoform X1, which translates into the protein MSDVNKTIQKWHASFRKGTDFDSWGQLVEAIDEYQILARQLQKEVQSTNPSDFTEDQKKTLGKFATCLEMRSSALQCTQSQEEFKLEDLKKLEIIIKSILTYNKDFPFDVQPVPLRRILAPGEEENLEVEEEEDAATGAGSPESFPNRVPVLQGTLLPRLPSEPKMSLLTIKIDKIGLKDAGQCIDPYMTVSVKDLSGIDLNPVQDTPVATRKEDTYIHFSVDIEIQRHIERLPKGAAIFFEFKHYKPKKGFTSTKCFAFMEMDEIKPGPIVIELYKKPTDFKRKKLQLLTKKPLYLHLHQTLHKD